A region of Sesamum indicum cultivar Zhongzhi No. 13 linkage group LG7, S_indicum_v1.0, whole genome shotgun sequence DNA encodes the following proteins:
- the LOC105166580 gene encoding ribosomal RNA small subunit methyltransferase-like, whose amino-acid sequence MAGGKIKREKLQRGGRGAASNPHFQGGIPFHKSKGQHILKNPLLVDSIIQKSGIKSTDIILEIGPGTGNLTKKLLEAGKSVIAVELDPRMVLELERRFQGTPYSSRLKVIQGDVLKCDLPYFDICVANIPYQISSPLTFKLLSHRPLFRCAVIMFQREFAMRLVAQPGDTLYCRLSVNTQLLARVNHLLKVGRNNFRPPPKVDSSVVRIEPRKPLPPVNFKEWDGLVRICFNRKNKTLGSLFRQKTVLSLLEKNYKTLQALQLTSEGFSDDKEMAMCVTALGDTLGDLSMDADEGKDDDEDMEMDDGETKASDFKDKVLDVLKLGGFEDKRASKLSQADFMHLLSLFNKAGIHFS is encoded by the exons ATGGCGGGAGGTAAAATTAAGAGAGAGAAGTTACAGAGAGGAGGCCGCGGCGCAGCATCGAACCCTCATTTTCAGGGTGGAATTCCCTTCCACAAGTCAAAGGGCCAGCACATACTGAAAAACCCACTCTTGGTCGACTCAATTATTCAGAAATCAGGCATAAAATCTACTGACATTATCCTTGAGATCGGTCCGGGTACAGGTAATCTCACAAAGAAGCTTCTTGAAGCGGGCAAATCTGTTATTGCTGTGGAGCTTGATCCACGTATGGTGCTCGAGCTGGAGCGCCGTTTTCAGGGTACTCCCTATTCTAGTCGGTTGAAG GTCATACAAGGAGATGTTCTGAAGTGTGATCTTCCATACTTTGATATTTGCGTGGCGAACATTCCATACCAAATTTCGTCCCCTCTTACTTTTAAATTGTTATCTCATCGCCCCTTATTCAGGTGTGCGGTAATTATGTTCCAAAGAGAATTCGCCATGAGGCTTGTTGCTCAACCTGGTGATACCCTGTATTGTCGTCTTTCTGTCAATACTCAACTACTGGCTCGCGTTAACCACTTGCTGAAAGTAGGAAGGAACAATTTCAGGCCACCACCCAAGGTCGACTCCTCTGTGGTCAGAATCGAACCAAGGAAACCACTTCCTCCGGTGAACTTTAAGGAGTGGGACGGCTTAGTTCGAATTTGCTTCAACcggaaaaataaaacattggGTTCTCTATTTAGGCAAAAGACCGTCCTTTCATTGCTAGAGAAGAACTACAAAACCTTGCAAGCATTACAGCTCACATCGGAAGGGTTTTCAGACGACAAAGAAATGGCCATGTGTGTAACTGCTTTAGGTGATACTCTTGGGGACCTGAGCATGGATGCTGATGAAGGtaaagatgatgatgaggataTGGAGATGGATGATGGAGAGACAAAGGCCTCTGACTTTAAAGACAAAGTTTTGGATGTACTAAAACTAGGAGGttttgaagataaaagagCTTCCAAGCTGAGTCAGGCAGATTTTATGCACCTACTTTCCTTATTTAATAAGGCTGGAATTCATTTCTCTTAG